Proteins encoded by one window of Dioscorea cayenensis subsp. rotundata cultivar TDr96_F1 chromosome 20, TDr96_F1_v2_PseudoChromosome.rev07_lg8_w22 25.fasta, whole genome shotgun sequence:
- the LOC120251621 gene encoding pentatricopeptide repeat-containing protein At5g06540-like codes for MKLQNAFSVHGSPSDTSRPTRSTVEWNGIIRRSPPGKSLSVYAHAMLPSGALPNKFTFTFLLKACIHGFSSSLSCLHAHLILLGLHRDPFLRSSLISTYAHHRQVSIVDHLFRQETSNDTVVYTALVSAYARCGRLESARKVFDEMPQRNPVSWAALLSAYSGSTRDVEALGVFRRMLIESVECTEAALVSALSSAARLGALMYGQRAHLLIVLSGMPVPSAALGTALLGMYAKCGLVDDALKVFDRMPQRDQPAWTSMISALAAHGRGPEALDLFGEMLEFGFKPDSVICIAVLHACSHAGLVEKAREYFNLMVRVYGIKPGLEHYGCMVDVLGRAGQVEEAWKMVHSMPMEADEYVLKSLLCACCNHIFLEYAEWAAEKLMSLNAGQASSYVLLSNAYASLGQWDSVERLRKLMRARGVPKISGSSAVE; via the coding sequence ATGAAATTGCAAAACGCTTTCTCAGTCCACGGTTCGCCATCGGACACTTCCCGTCCGACAAGGTCCACGGTCGAATGGAATGGCATCATCCGGCGATCGCCGCCGGGAAAGTCTCTGTCGGTCTACGCCCATGCCATGCTCCCTTCCGGCGCTCTTCCAAACAAGTTCACTTTCACCTTCCTACTCAAAGCTTGCATCCATGGTTTCTCCTCTTCCCTCTCCTGCCTCCACGCCCATCTAATACTTCTTGGCCTCCATCGTGACCCCTTCCTCCGCTCCTCCCTCATCTCCACCTATGCCCACCATCGCCAGGTTTCCATTGTCGACCACCTATTCCGGCAAGAGACCTCCAATGACACCGTGGTCTACACCGCGCTGGTCTCCGCCTACGCTCGTTGCGGCCGGCTCGAGTCCGCGCGGAAGGTGTTCGACGAAATGCCCCAACGAAATCCTGTCTCCTGGGCTGCTCTTTTGTCAGCTTATTCGGGCTCCACGCGGGACGTGGAGGCGCTGGGAGTGTTCCGCAGGATGTTGATCGAGTCGGTGGAGTGCACCGAAGCTGCGCTTGTCTCTGCTCTCTCTTCCGCTGCCCGGCTTGGTGCACTGATGTATGGCCAGCGCGCTCACCTGCTTATTGTTCTAAGTGGAATGCCCGTCCCCAGTGCCGCACTTGGGACTGCCTTGCTTGGCATGTATGCAAAATGTGGTCTTGTTGATGATGCACTGAAGGTGTTCGATAGAATGCCTCAGAGAGATCAACCTGCATGGACTTCGATGATCTCTGCACTTGCCGCGCATGGACGTGGTCCTGAGGCACTTGATCTCTTTGGTGAAATGCTGGAATTTGGGTTCAAGCCTGACAGTGTGATTTGCATTGCAGTACTGCATGCTTGTAGTCATGCAGGGTTAGTAGAGAAGGCTAGGGAGTACTTCAACCTGATGGTGAGGGTTTATGGGATTAAACCAGGTTTGGAACACTATGGTTGCATGGTGGATGTTCTCGGGCGTGCAGGGCAGGTCGAGGAGGCTTGGAAAATGGTGCATTCCATGCCAATGGAAGCAGATGAGTATGTGCTCAAGAGCCTTCTTTGTGCGTGCTGCAATCACATTTTCTTGGAGTATGCGGAGTGGGCAGCGGAGAAGCTCATGTCCTTGAATGCTGGTCAAGCATCATCATATGTCCTACTTTCAAATGCTTATGCGAGTTTGGGTCAATGGGATAGTGTGGAGAGACTGAGGAAGTTAATGAGAGCTCGGGGTGTCCCCAAAATTTCAGGTTCTAGTGCAGTTGAGTAA
- the LOC120251620 gene encoding polygalacturonase At1g48100-like produces MSSRGLRVKAIVLLLIFVFLMLCSNFNTCNARRGKHWRTKKSSSSSSSSSFAQKKGKSKAKGGSHHHDGNSSKQKPKPDVEYPSPPASLSSSVFNVLDFGAKGDGLTDDTKAFQAAWAASCKVEASTMIIPSELEFLVGPISFSGPYCQPNIVFQLDGKIIAPTNPKAWGSGLLQWLEFTKLRGITIRGNGIIEGQGSVWWTNTPFEDDPVAIELNKKMPSIKPTALRFYGSTNVTVTGITIQNSPQCHLKFDNCESVLVYNMTVSSPGDSLNTDGIHLQNSRGVTIHHTDLGCGDDCISIQTGCSNVYIHNVNCGPGHGISIGGLGRDNTKACVSNITVQYINMHDTMNGVRIKTWQGGSGSVQNVRFSNIDVSEVQTPIIIDQFYCDKSTCKNQTSAVALSGIKYENIKGTYTVKPVHFACSDSIPCSDISLTQVELRPLQEKYHMYDPFCWKTYGELYTETIPPIYCLEGGKPTSNKILSDHDLC; encoded by the exons atGAGTAgtagagggttgagagttaaAGCCATTGTGCTTCTCctcatctttgtgtttcttatgttatgtTCTAACTTTAATACATGCAATGCAAGGAGAGGTAAGCATTGGAGAACAAAGAAGAGTAGTAgtagttcttcttcttcttcttttgctcaaAAGAAAGGGAAGTCTAAAGCAAAAGGTGGTAGCCACCACCATGATGGTAATTCATCTAAACAAAAGCCGAAGCCCGACGTCGAATACCCATCACCTCCGGCTTCGTTAAGTTCATCGGTTTTCAATGTACTTGATTTCGGTGCAAAAGGAGATGGCCTTACCGATGATACTAAG GCATTTCAAGCTGCATGGGCGGCTTCTTGTAAAGTTGAGGCATCGACGATGATCATACCTTCTGAATTAGAGTTTTTAGTAGGACCGATTTCATTCTCCGGACCTTATTGTCAACCAAACATTGTATTTcag TTGGATGGGAAGATCATTGCACCAACAAACCCAAAAGCTTGGGGTTCAGGCCTGTTACAATGGCTAGAGTTCACAAAACTGAGAGGAATAACAATTAGAGGCAATGGCATCATTGAAGGGCAGGGTAGTGTTTGGTGGACAAACACTCCATTTGAAGATGATCCT GTGGCAATAGAATTGAACAAGAAGATGCCAAGCATCAAACCAACT GCTTTGAGGTTCTATGGAAGCACGAATGTTACCGTCACCGGAATCACCATTCAGAACAGCCCTCAATGCCATCTTAAATTTGATAACTGCGAGTCCGTTCTCGTCTACAACATGACTGTTTCATCCCCCGGCGACAGTCTTAATACTGACGGAATCCATTTGCAGAATTCCAGAGGTGTTACCATACATCACACCGATTTGGGTTGCG GGGACGATTGCATCTCAATCCAAACAGGTTGCTCCAATGTCTACATTCACAACGTAAATTGTGGGCCCGGACACGGGATCAGCATCGGAGGACTTGGAAGGGACAATACCAAGGCATGTGTCTCCAACATCACAGTGCAGTACATCAACATGCATGATACCATGAACGGTGTCAGAATCAAGACCTGGCAG GGAGGATCAGGTTCTGTGCAGAATGTTAGGTTCTCAAACATCGATGTCTCTGAGGTTCAAACACCTATTATCATTGATCAGTTCTATTGTGATAAAAGCACTTGCAAGAACCAAACATCAGCTGTGGCATTGTCAGGCATAAAATACGAGAATATTAAAGGAACATACACGGTCAAGCCGGTGCATTTTGCATGCAGTGATAGCATACCTTGCTCAGACATAAGCCTGACTCAAGTGGAACTCAGACCTCTGCAAGAAAAATACCACATGTATGATCCGTTTTGCTGGAAGACATACGGGGAATTGTACACTGAGACTATTCCTCCAATCTATTGCTTAGAGGGTGGGAAGCCAACAAGTAACAAGATCTTATCTGACCATGATTTATGTTGA
- the LOC120251389 gene encoding DNA-directed RNA polymerase III subunit 1-like, translating into MKGLEDLSVHYDQTCAMLVEGGSFSLSMETAAWIQAQNGNRAEGCLLSSAISRLRVLLEMRDALSPSEISMLWITDSQMKIMLGPKFHKIENVAANIAGITSKQLKVFLETCIYRYHLKKVEAGAAIGAIGAQSIGEPGTQMTLKTFHFAGVASMNVTLGVPRIKEIINASKNISTPIITAILNSDTLFSARMVKGCIERTVLGEVAESIKIVLKRQASIVIKLDVKKSEDLRLGISAEIVQSAILNHPKLKLKPDEVRVLSLRKLRIIPNVGNRSKLRFGLHTLKSMLPKLVVKGIPTVERAVINNDKGRHHLLVEGTNLLAVMGIPGVCSKETKSNHVIEVHQTLGIEASRRSIINEIQYTMGTHGMSIDSRHMMLLSDLMTCRGEVLGITRFGISKMKDSVLMLASFEKTAEHLFNASFSGREDQIEGVSECIIMGIPMQLGTGILKVRQRVDPLPELKYEPDPILS; encoded by the exons ATGAAAGGCTTGGAAGATCTTTCTGTTCATTACGACCAGACGTGCGCAATGCTAGTGGAGGGAGGAAGTTTCAGTTTGTCTATGGAGACGGCGGCATGGATCCAGGCTCAAAATGGAA ATCGCGCAGAGGGTTGCTTATTGTCCTCTGCGATTTCAAGGCTACGTGTCCTGCTAGAGATGAGGGATGCTTTATCACCTTCAGAGATATCGATGTTGTGGATAACAGATTCTCAAA TGAAAATTATGTTGGGGCCGAAATTCCACAAAATTGAAAATGTTGCTGCTAATATAGCTGGAATAACATCCAAACAATTAAAG GTGTTCTTGGAGACATGTATATACCGTTATCATTTGAAAAAAGTTGAAGCAGGAGCTGCTATTGGAGCCATTGGAGCTCAAAGCATAGGAGAACCAGGAACACAAATGACACTAAAGACATTTCACTTTGCTGGGGTTGCTAGCATGA ATGTCACACTTGGGGTTCCTCGCATTAAGGAAATAATTAATGCGTCCAAAAATATCAGCACGCCAATTATTACTGCCATTCTTAACAGTGACACTCTTTTTTCTGCACGCATGGTCAAAGGCTGCATTGAGAGAACGGTTTTGGGTGAG GTTGCTGAAAGTATAAAGATTGTACTGAAGCGTCAAGCATCCATAGTTATCAAACTTGACGTGAAGAAAAGTGAAGACCTACGATTGGGAATTTCTGCAGAAATTGTGCAATCTGCAATTTTGAATCATCCAAAACTTAAATTGAAACCTGAT GAGGTCCGTGTTTTGAGTTTGCGAAAGTTGAGAATCATTCCTAATGTAGGAAATAGAAGCAAATTGCGGTTTGGCCTTCACACTTTGAAAAGCATGCTTCCAAAGTTGGTTGTGAAG GGCATACCAACTGTTGAGCGTGCTGTCATTAACAATGATAAAGGAAGACACCACCTGTTGGTTGAAGG GACAAATCTTTTAGCAGTTATGGGTATTCCAGGAGTTTGTTCAAAGGAAACAAAGAGTAATCATGTCATTGAAGTTCATCAAACACTTGGAATTGAAGCTTCTAGGAGGTCCATTATTAATGAGATACAGTATACCATGGGTACTCATGGAATGAGCATTGACAGTCGTCACATGATGCTTCTGTCAGATTTAATGACTTGTAGG GGTGAAGTGCTTGGAATCACAAGATTTGGCATTTCAAAGATGAAAGACAGTGTCCTGATGCTTGCGTCATTTGAAAAAACTGCAGAGCACCTGTTTAATGCTTCATTCAGTGGTCGGGAGGACCAGATTGAGGGAGTTAGTGAATGTATTATAATGGGCATACCGATGCAATTGGGCACAGGAATTCTCAAAGTCAGGCAAAG GGTTGATCCACTCCCTGAACTCAAATACGAGCCAGATCCAATTTTAAGTTGA
- the LOC120251599 gene encoding isoprenylcysteine alpha-carbonyl methylesterase ICME-like yields the protein MQSEIVPRGDGSSGEGSSASPGSPEETPFLRRVPSESRRRRVVSEPTLSSLSSPFAFESNSRRRSFRRDVGHAAAETFLLTRLTLILLRYLGVGYRWITRFLALACYAILLMPGFIQVGYHYFCSSQVRRSVVYGEQPRNRLDLYLPTNTDQLKPVVAFVTGGAWIIGYKAWGALLGKQLAERGIIVACIDYRNFPQGTISDMVNDASQGISFVCSKAADYGGDPNRIYLVGQSAGAHIAACTLLDQALKESGEGENATWSVSQIKVYFGISGGYNLLKLVDHFHSRGLYRSIFLSVMEGEESLRRYSPEVVVQDPYVRHAASLLPPIILFHGTSDYSIPCDASETFAEALRNAGVEAKLVLYKGKTHTDLFIQDPLRGGKDELLEDIISVIHAGDTVALAEDAVARPTRRLVPEFMIQLARKISPF from the exons ATGCAATCGGAGATCGTTCCCCGCGGCGATGGATCCTCCGGCGAGGGGTCCTCCGCCAGTCCGGGGTCGCCGGAGGAGACGCCATTCCTACGGCGGGTTCCATCGGAGAGTCGCCGGAGGAGGGTCGTCAGTGAGCCGACGCTCTCATCCCTTTCATCGCCCTTTGCCTTTGAATCCAACTCACGCCGGCGATCCTTCCGGAGGGACGTGGGGCACGCTGCCGCCGAGACGTTTCTCCTCACTCGCCTTACCCTCATCCTTCTCCGCTATCTCGG GGTAGGTTACCGGTGGATTACTAGGTTTCTAGCCCTTGCTTGTTATGCAATTTTACTTATGCCAGGTTTTATACAAG TTGGATATCACTATTTTTGTTCAAGTCAGGTCCGTAGAAGTGTAGTGTATGGAGAGCAGCCAAGAAATCG GTTGGATTTATATTTACCAACAAATACTGATCAGCTGAAGCCAGTTGTAGCATTTGTGACTGGTGGGGCCTGGATTATTGG TTACAAAGCATGGGGTGCTCTTCTAGGGAAGCAATTGGCTGAAAGGGGTATCATAGTTGCATGCATTGATTACAG AAATTTTCCCCAAGGGACCATCAGTGATATGGTAAACGATGCTTCTCAAGGAATCTCTTTTGTCTGCAGCAAGGCTGCGGACTATGGTGGTGACCCTAATAG GATTTATTTAGTTGGACAATCAGCTGGTGCACATATTGCAGCTTGTACCCTCTTAGATCAAGCCCTGAAAGAAAGTGGGGAAGGAGAAAATGCCACTTGGAGTGTCTCCCAAATAAAAGTATATTTTGGTATATCTGGCGG TTACAACCTTCTGAAGTTGGTTGATCACTTCCACAGTCGTGGTCTCTACCGTTCCATCTTTCTCAG CGTAATGGAGGGGGAGGAATCCTTGAGGCGCTATTCCCCTGAAGTTGTGGTACAAGATCCATATGTTAGACATGCTGCTTCTCTTTTGCCTCCTATAATCTTGTTCCATGGAACGAGCGATTATTCTATACCTTGTGATGCCAG TGAAACTTTTGCAGAAGCTCTTCGCAATGCTGGTGTTGAAGCTAAACTAGTCTTGTACAAGGGGAAAACTCATACTGATCTTTTTATTCAG GATCCTCTTAGAGGTGGCAAAGATGAGCTGCTGGAAGATATAATTTCTGTAATTCATGCTGGTGATACAGTTGCTCTTGCTGAAGATGCAGTGGCACGCCCAACACGGCGCCTTGTCCCTGAATTCATGATACAGTTAGCTCGCAAAATAAGTCCCTTCTGA